Proteins found in one Rhodobacter capsulatus SB 1003 genomic segment:
- a CDS encoding DUF6538 domain-containing protein — translation MIVMFAAGALRVMCMHLLLKGNTYYYRRRIPEDVRSLYKVPGKRAREQLMFSLKTADKAEACRLADAQTRRLDALWKAHREGSKAGADPHAALAMLEARHLKPGDALRHRGHPAIEAYIDNLVGPGREEEAIALLSPTEQLSLDYLYSPSVPKLLSDAREKHFDLGKGPKAKVAVDQFERAWGHLLEITGDIPLDHLSRDHANEFVQKLIKRGLSAETVRRYLAQVRPVIQTGLLEFEMSKVNPFEKLAIPNRDEGPRKPRDTFTIEELMAIQAACREKDDERRWLIAMLSDTMTRLAELQQIMKEDVRLHDPVPHVRLRVTDVRNLKTGSSARSVPLVGAALWAAQRAMTTEGKFLFPSIAKDVPKDEFHSGAASAALNKWLKENKLARTGQTLHSFRHTMRDRLRNVEAPPDLIDRIGGWAGKGVGETYGKGHSLELMQRYMLKTVLPLPGEGPAEQASAA, via the coding sequence ATGATAGTGATGTTCGCCGCAGGTGCCTTAAGGGTCATGTGCATGCACCTCCTACTCAAAGGAAATACCTACTATTACCGCCGCCGCATCCCTGAGGATGTGAGATCGCTCTACAAGGTGCCGGGCAAGCGGGCACGTGAGCAGTTGATGTTCAGCCTGAAGACCGCCGACAAGGCCGAAGCGTGTCGCCTGGCTGATGCCCAAACCCGTCGCCTGGATGCCCTCTGGAAGGCGCATCGGGAGGGGAGCAAGGCCGGGGCCGACCCTCATGCTGCCTTGGCAATGCTTGAAGCCCGCCACCTGAAGCCAGGCGATGCCCTCAGACATCGTGGTCACCCCGCCATTGAGGCCTACATCGACAACCTTGTTGGCCCGGGCAGGGAAGAAGAGGCTATTGCACTCTTGTCTCCGACCGAGCAGCTTTCTTTGGATTACCTCTACAGCCCATCTGTGCCGAAGCTCCTCAGCGATGCCAGGGAGAAGCATTTCGATCTGGGCAAGGGGCCAAAGGCAAAAGTGGCCGTGGACCAGTTCGAGCGGGCTTGGGGCCATCTTCTTGAGATCACCGGAGACATTCCCCTCGACCATCTCAGCCGCGACCATGCCAATGAATTCGTGCAGAAGTTGATCAAAAGGGGGCTCAGCGCTGAAACGGTGAGACGCTACTTGGCTCAGGTGCGCCCTGTGATCCAGACAGGTCTGCTTGAATTCGAGATGAGCAAGGTCAATCCCTTCGAGAAGCTGGCGATTCCCAACCGTGACGAGGGGCCACGCAAACCCCGAGACACCTTCACAATCGAAGAGTTGATGGCGATTCAGGCTGCTTGCCGCGAAAAGGACGACGAACGGCGGTGGCTGATTGCGATGCTCTCAGACACCATGACCCGCTTGGCAGAATTGCAGCAGATCATGAAAGAGGACGTTCGGCTGCACGATCCGGTCCCCCATGTCAGGCTTCGCGTGACCGATGTTCGCAACCTGAAGACGGGAAGCTCTGCGAGGTCGGTTCCCCTCGTTGGTGCCGCTCTCTGGGCTGCCCAGCGCGCCATGACTACCGAAGGAAAGTTCCTCTTCCCAAGCATCGCCAAGGATGTTCCGAAAGATGAGTTTCATTCCGGGGCGGCTTCCGCTGCCCTGAACAAGTGGCTCAAGGAAAACAAGTTGGCGCGAACAGGCCAGACGCTCCACAGCTTCCGGCACACGATGCGGGATCGCCTTCGCAACGTGGAAGCCCCGCCCGATCTGATCGACCGGATCGGTGGATGGGCCGGGAAGGGTGTCGGGGAGACTTACGGCAAGGGCCACAGCCTGGAGTTGATGCAGCGCTACATGCTGAAGACGGTGCTGCCGTTGCCGGGAGAAGGCCCCGCTGAGCAAGCCTCTGCTGCCTGA
- a CDS encoding SOS response-associated peptidase gives MCGRIVDPNLRNTEVDMSQIRIDPFGGRFNVKPTETVVILAKTPLIAMEARWGLIPSWFDGGSSPKAWKAATFNARIEDAREKPAFRQVWRHGRCLVPVGGFYEWSGPKGARQPHFFRPGGNEANLYLAGLASRWRDLLTCTIMTRAATGAMGGLHDRMPVVLNADEREAWLGSTDDVSALGAGAMLAHHPVAPFGLQDDGPELIEALEG, from the coding sequence ATGTGCGGGCGGATTGTCGATCCGAACCTTCGGAACACCGAGGTGGACATGTCGCAGATCAGGATCGACCCGTTCGGGGGCCGGTTCAACGTCAAGCCGACCGAGACGGTGGTGATCCTGGCGAAGACGCCTCTGATCGCGATGGAGGCGCGCTGGGGCCTTATCCCGTCATGGTTCGATGGCGGCAGCAGCCCGAAGGCGTGGAAAGCCGCGACGTTCAACGCCCGCATCGAGGATGCGCGCGAAAAGCCCGCCTTTCGGCAGGTGTGGCGGCACGGCCGCTGCCTTGTGCCGGTAGGCGGTTTTTACGAGTGGAGCGGTCCCAAGGGCGCTCGCCAACCGCATTTCTTCCGGCCCGGGGGCAACGAGGCGAACCTGTATCTGGCCGGGCTGGCGAGCCGGTGGCGCGATCTGCTGACCTGCACGATCATGACGCGGGCGGCGACGGGGGCGATGGGCGGGCTGCATGACCGGATGCCGGTCGTCCTGAACGCGGACGAGCGCGAGGCCTGGCTGGGCAGCACCGACGATGTGTCGGCCCTCGGGGCCGGGGCGATGCTGGCGCATCATCCGGTTGCGCCGTTCGGGCTGCAAGACGATGGCCCGGAGTTGATCGAGGCGCTTGAGGGGTGA
- a CDS encoding DUF4411 family protein, with protein MIYLLDANTLIRANADYYPIERIPQFWDWLIGCGQTGLVKIPNEIADEVTAGRDDVADWLKEAEAKNALRLSERVDITALRHVVATGYAPDLDSTEMQKIGKDPFLIAYALGKPDRRVVTKEQSKPSKIRSNRKVPDVCDACGVTWLNDFGFYREADFRIC; from the coding sequence GTGATTTACCTCCTTGATGCCAATACATTGATCAGGGCTAACGCCGACTATTATCCGATTGAGCGAATTCCGCAGTTTTGGGATTGGCTGATAGGATGCGGCCAAACAGGTTTGGTGAAAATACCAAACGAGATCGCAGACGAGGTGACCGCAGGTCGGGATGACGTTGCGGATTGGCTGAAGGAGGCAGAGGCTAAAAATGCACTTCGGCTCAGCGAGAGAGTAGATATCACAGCCCTCCGGCATGTCGTTGCCACAGGTTACGCGCCAGACCTCGACTCGACGGAGATGCAGAAGATCGGCAAAGACCCCTTCCTCATTGCTTATGCACTCGGAAAGCCCGACCGCAGGGTAGTTACCAAAGAACAGTCAAAGCCCTCCAAAATCCGTTCCAATCGGAAGGTGCCCGATGTGTGCGATGCTTGCGGAGTAACTTGGTTGAACGATTTCGGCTTCTATCGAGAGGCGGATTTCAGGATCTGCTGA
- a CDS encoding helix-turn-helix domain-containing protein, translating into MEPEEMINPAVLKWARETAGLSIEEAASKIGLTSGPRGSAAEKLAAIEVGARVPSEAQLLKMAVAYHRPLVALYMAEPPRPAERVEDFRTIGAPVATREAVHLDALVRDVRMRQSILREMMEDDEDSEAIEFVGTLTVATPITQAASRIKAALGIEDDRSLRRGMHEPQDLFNELRRRTEALRIFVILLGDLGSHHTAISPNVFRGFAVADNLAPMIVINDQDAKAAWSFTLVHELTHIFVGNSGVSGLPVTTEPRTPNARIERFCNDVAGEVLLPSQALAHVPKLASVEATMREAEALCRDWHVSKAMAAYRLWRERKTDSDTYGEVVRIFGAQWQGQREREKEKSRDIDGGPNYYIVRRHRLGDALLRFVGRGLRADAVTHTTAAKVFGVRPGAVEPLLASIAGLGNGAPRRKAAQ; encoded by the coding sequence ATGGAACCCGAAGAAATGATCAATCCGGCGGTCCTGAAGTGGGCGCGCGAGACCGCGGGGCTATCCATTGAGGAGGCCGCGAGCAAGATTGGTTTGACGTCTGGCCCTCGCGGTTCTGCCGCAGAAAAACTTGCGGCTATCGAAGTGGGAGCTCGCGTGCCTTCTGAAGCGCAGCTTCTTAAGATGGCCGTCGCCTATCATCGCCCCCTTGTTGCACTATACATGGCAGAGCCGCCTCGGCCAGCAGAGCGCGTTGAAGACTTTAGAACGATTGGCGCACCAGTTGCCACCCGCGAGGCAGTTCATCTTGACGCGCTGGTTCGGGATGTGCGGATGCGGCAAAGTATCCTGCGCGAAATGATGGAGGATGATGAGGATTCCGAAGCTATCGAATTCGTGGGAACCTTGACGGTTGCAACCCCGATCACCCAAGCAGCGAGCCGGATCAAGGCGGCTCTCGGGATAGAGGACGACCGCAGTCTTCGTCGGGGAATGCACGAGCCACAAGATCTCTTTAACGAGTTGCGCCGCAGGACCGAAGCGCTTCGCATTTTCGTCATTCTTCTGGGCGACCTCGGCAGCCATCACACGGCAATATCTCCGAATGTGTTTCGAGGTTTCGCCGTTGCTGACAACCTTGCTCCGATGATAGTCATCAACGACCAAGATGCGAAGGCCGCTTGGTCTTTCACCCTCGTTCACGAATTGACGCACATTTTCGTCGGCAATAGCGGCGTAAGCGGTCTTCCGGTCACTACAGAGCCACGCACACCGAACGCCCGCATCGAGCGCTTTTGCAATGACGTTGCCGGGGAGGTATTGCTTCCTTCCCAGGCGTTGGCGCATGTGCCGAAATTGGCTAGCGTTGAGGCAACAATGCGGGAGGCCGAAGCGCTCTGCCGGGACTGGCATGTGAGCAAGGCCATGGCGGCCTATCGGCTTTGGCGCGAGCGAAAAACAGATAGCGACACCTATGGTGAAGTTGTCCGCATCTTTGGTGCGCAATGGCAAGGCCAGCGGGAGCGCGAAAAGGAAAAGAGCCGGGATATTGATGGCGGGCCGAATTATTATATCGTGCGGCGGCATCGGTTGGGGGATGCCTTGTTGCGATTTGTGGGGCGCGGGCTTCGAGCCGATGCAGTAACTCACACCACCGCAGCAAAAGTCTTCGGAGTTCGTCCCGGAGCCGTTGAGCCCTTACTTGCGAGCATTGCGGGGCTCGGCAATGGCGCTCCAAGGAGGAAGGCGGCGCAGTGA
- a CDS encoding recombinase family protein, giving the protein MLIGYARTSTLDQIAGFVAQRKALQALGCEKLFEEQVSSVGQRDALSAALEFVREGDTLVVTKLDRLARSVRHLGEIVEALERKKVGLRVLDLGLDTANATGKLMLNVLGAVAQFEREMMLERQREGIAKAKADGKYKGRKPTAQFKQAEALALLAAGTPKREIARKLGISERSVYRVISAAA; this is encoded by the coding sequence ATGCTGATCGGTTATGCCCGCACCTCGACCCTGGACCAGATCGCGGGCTTTGTGGCCCAGAGGAAGGCCCTGCAGGCCCTCGGGTGCGAGAAGCTGTTTGAGGAGCAGGTGAGTTCGGTGGGGCAGCGAGACGCCCTCTCTGCGGCGCTGGAGTTCGTTCGGGAAGGCGACACTCTGGTGGTGACCAAGCTCGACCGTCTGGCCCGCTCCGTGCGTCACCTGGGCGAGATCGTGGAGGCCCTGGAGCGCAAGAAGGTGGGGCTGAGGGTGCTCGACCTGGGGCTGGATACGGCCAATGCCACCGGCAAGCTGATGCTGAATGTGCTTGGGGCCGTGGCTCAGTTCGAGCGGGAGATGATGCTGGAGCGGCAACGGGAAGGCATCGCCAAGGCCAAGGCCGATGGGAAGTACAAGGGCCGCAAGCCCACGGCTCAGTTCAAGCAGGCCGAAGCTCTGGCCTTGCTGGCGGCAGGGACGCCGAAGCGGGAGATCGCCCGCAAGCTCGGCATCTCTGAGCGTTCGGTCTACCGCGTCATCTCGGCTGCGGCCTGA